The following proteins are co-located in the Nomia melanderi isolate GNS246 chromosome 1, iyNomMela1, whole genome shotgun sequence genome:
- the LOC143174488 gene encoding uncharacterized protein LOC143174488, with protein MATNVEANSNERIRMLKYKQRAFKGQVTVFKDFIHKLQPSENAPFKLRERIERIRSLFDSFNRDQDELGYLENLESLDPERITITDNYDDALADARRLLDSLEKPARNSTPVNASDSSLIGSPSHPITINLPKIDLPKFDGKLENWTTYKDAFLTMIDAHPGLANNQKLNYLRLSLLGQAADAIGAFAITEDNYKTAWTHLCEIYDNKRVLILRHAALLIDTPTMQNDSPESIRALRNHLQLHIRSLQALGRTPEDIGNDLLCSLAISKMGKGTLKSWERTLTDTEAPKIEEVFKHLHIAAHQTESYVSTTSTRTTLRNHHEVPNKEPKGSGRHQKHSKPSPTYSQVTRHRTAVECRTLIDTCSTANFMTENLAAKLKLPAQKSATTIEALNQMSTVATKLITATIKSRMANYQRVLTFYTIPKISGPTPDQQIDRANIPIPPNIRLADPQFHRPGTVDMLIGTGPALSCLSIGQRSLSPRNGPDMILQKTQFGWIIGGSVPTAKSRIKAQTFLTSLQFDLRKFWELEDGPHIQHLTSEERECEEHFKDNVTRDSTGRYVVALPFNEKKRDIAESRSRALNRLAALERKLKRDSSLKREYSNVMKEYLDLGHMSQEETPGTHGFYLPHHAVLKESSETTKVRVVFDGSAKSNSGVSLNDALITGPTIQDDLLALLLRFRMHAYVITGDIEKMYRQFIIRPEDRPYQRILWRDEHNNIKTYTLNTVTFGLTSAPYLAIRCLHQLAQDEQNNYPVAADVLRRDLYVDDLITGANTYTEALNIRDQMLGLLKRGGLNIRQWVSNHPRLLGGLSTSQIHPKVFGDTMVKTLGVSWDSRRDNIIYVVDSNHNQRVTKRNILSAIAKIFDPLGLLAPVIVTAKILMQRLWQLQLDWDESLPALFHTEWTTYVKELPRLEHVRFERHVSQRAARRIELHGFCDASERAYGACIYIRTIDSAENIKSQLLCARSRVAPLKTATLARLELCGAVLLASLYTTVRDALTYRLDKTYFWTDSTIVLNWLQKEPNTLKTFVANRVAEIQKRTDIAAWNHVRSNDNPADLVSRGQTPSEFARASIWYHGPQWLSHDRSRWPESRFAPSTEVPESRPVMCLATSVVRDDGILRRFSCIKRLQRIVAYCLRFKKDYRANGPPSVEEIRRANERVVLLAQASAFATDLHRLDTERELSPKSKLLPLHPFRDKKGILRVGGRLQNSDLPFDQKHPILLPKGHYITELIIRQTHIDNHHAGLNTTLHNIRQRYWPIDGKNSVRKIIRQCIRCFRVSPPSTEYVMGRLPITRVTQSRPFQNCGIDYCGPFSVKEKKYRNRARVKVYVAVFVCFATKAVHLEVVSDMTTEAFIAALKRFISRRGICRNIYSDNGTNFVGANNELTRLYQDLQGDDVLRHFLTDKEMSWHFIPSISPNFGGLWEAAVKSFKHHLRRVMGDNLYTFEHFNTIVIEIEAILNSRPLTPLSSDPNDPSALTPAHFLIGNSLTGMPETSFHDVPSNRLSSWQHAQKVKQDFWTRWHKEYIHHLNVRQKWTRGSHEIKTGSLVVLKNDHLPPLQWDLGRIEAVHPGSDGVIRAVTVRTANGTFKRNVKQLALLPTEDNA; from the exons ATGGCAACGAACGTAGAAGCCAATAGCAACGAACGCATCCGGATGCTCAAGTATAAACAACGGGCATTCAAAGGCCAGGTGACggtatttaaagattttattcacAAGCTACAACCTTCCGAAAACGCGCCGTTCAAACTTCGCGAGCGCATTGAGCGTATACGCAGTCTCTTCGACTCCTTCAACAGGGACCAAGATGAATTGGGGTACCTTGAAAATCTGGAGAGTTTAGACCCCGAACGCATAACAATTACGGACAATTACGACGATGCCCTCGCGGACGCCCGCCGTTTGTTAGATAGCCTTGAGAAACCGGCCCGAAACAGCACACCGGTCAACGCTTCCGACTCCTCCTTGATCGGGTCTCCGTCGCACCCGATCACCATCAATTTGCCAAAAATAGATTTGCCAAAATTCGACGGGAAGCTCGAAAACTGGACGACGTACAAAGACGCGTTTCTTACGATGATAGACGCCCATCCAGGTCTTGCAAACaaccaaaaattaaattatctgcGTCTATCATTATTGGGCCAAGCCGCGGACGCGATCGGTGCATTCGCGATCACAGAGGATAACTATAAAACCGCGTGGACTCACCTCTGTGAAATCTATGACAACAAACGCGTGTTAATTCTCCGTCATGCCGCGTTGCTTATTGATACGCCGACGATGCAAAACGACTCCCCGGAATCCATTCGAGCCCTACGAAACCATTTACAGCTGCACATTAGGTCATTGCAGGCTCTCGGTCGGACGCCAGAAGATATCGGCAATGACCTATTGTGTAGCCTCGCGATTTCGAAAATGGGGAAGGGCACCCTGAAATCGTGGGAACGTACCCTGACCGATACAGAGGCGCCAAAAATCGAGGAGGTGTTCAAACACCTCCACATTGCGGCGCATCAAACGGAAAGCTACGTTTCCACGACCTCGACGCGAACCACGTTACGGAACCATCACGAGGTTCCAAACAAGGAGCCGAAAGGGTCGGGCAGGCATCAGAAGCATTCGAAACCAAGCCCGACGTACTCTCAAGTCACGCGACATCGGAC GGCAGTAGAGTGTCGCACGCTGATAGACACGTGCTCCACCGCCAACTTCATGACCGAAAATCTCGCCgcgaaattaaaactaccggctcAAAAGAGCGCGACAACGATTGAAGCGCTCAATCAAATGAGCACGGTAGCTACGAAATTAATCACGGCAACGATAAAATCTAGAATGGCGAACTATCAGCGTGTGTTAACATTCTACACCATTCCAAAAATCTCGGGTCCAACACCGGATCAACAGATCGACCGCGCAAACATTCCCATTCCTCCGAACATCAGACTCGCGGATCCGCAGTTCCATCGTCCGGGAACCGTGGACATGCTCATCGGCACCGGACCTGCGTTGTCGTGCCTGAGCATCGGGCAACGGAGTCTCTCCCCCCGAAACGGACCGGACATGATTCTCCAAAAAACACAGTTTGGATGGATCATCGGGGGGAGCGTTCCGACCGCGAAATCACGTATCAAGGCCCAGACTTTCCTTACAAGTCTACAGTTCGACTTAAGGAAATTCTGGGAATTGGAGGACGGTCCTCATATACAACATCTGACTTCGGAGGAACGGGAATGTGAAGAACACTTCAAGGATAACGTTACACGCGACAGCACCGGCCGTTACGTCGTAGCGTTACCCTTCAACGAAAAGAAACGGGACATCGCGGAATCGCGATCGCGCGCACTAAACCGTCTAGCAGCACTCGAGCGGAAACTGAAAAGGGACTCGTCGCTCAAACGCGAGTATTCCAACGTTATGAAGGAATACCTCGACTTAGGGCACATGAGCCAGGAGGAAACCCCCGGCACGCACGGTTTCTACCTGCCTCATCACGCGGTCCTAAAAGAGTCGAGCGAAACCACGAAGGTCCGCGTAGTGTTTGACGGTTCCGCGAAATCGAACAGTGGAGTCTCCCTCAACGATGCCTTGATCACCGGACCGACGATTCAGGACGATCTGCTGGCGTTGCTTTTGCGATTTCGTATGCATGCATACGTCATCACAGGCGATATCGAGAAAATGTACCGCCAGTTTATCATACGTCCTGAGGATCGGCCGTATCAACGCATCTTGTGGCGAGACGAACACAACAACATAAAGACATACACGTTGAACACGGTCACATTCGGTTTGACCTCTGCTCCGTACCTCGCGATCCGGTGTTTGCATCAACTCGCGCAAGATGAACAGAACAACTATCCCGTGGCGGCAGATGTTCTTCGACGCGACTTGTACGTGGACGATCTCATAACGGGAGCAAATACATACAcggaagcattgaacattcgcgATCAAATGCTCGGGTTATTAAAACGCGGCGGACTCAATATCAGACAGTGGGTCTCCAACCATCCGCGACTTCTCGGCGGACTCTCCACGTCGCAAATTCACCCGAAGGTTTTTGGCGACACAATGGTAAAAACCCTCGGCGTGTCTTGGGACTCGCGCCGCGACAACATCATTTACGTAGTCGACTCGAACCATAACCAGCGGGTCACGAAACGCAACATTCTTTCCGCGATCGCGAAAATTTTCGACCCCTTGGGCTTACTCGCGCCGGTCATCGTCACCGCAAAAATCCTGATGCAGCGATTGTGGCAACTGCAGTTAGACTGGGACGAGTCACTCCCAGCTCTTTTTCATACGGAGTGGACTACGTACGTCAAGGAATTGCCACGGTTGGAGCACGTTCGGTTTGAACGACACGTGTCTCAACGCGCGGCTAGACGTATCGAGCTCCATGGGTTCTgcgacgcgagcgagcgagcctatGGAGCTTGCATTTACATCCGCACGATAGATTCCGCGGAGAACATCAAATCTCAATTGTTGTGCGCAAGGTCTCGAGTCGCACCATTGAAGACCGCCACTCTCGCTCGTCTAGAATTATGCGGTGCCGTCCTCCTCGCATCCCTCTACACGACCGTACGCGACGCACTGACTTACCGACTCGACAAGACATACTTCTGGACGGACTCGACAATCGTACTAAATTGGTTACAAAAGGAACCAAACACGCTAAAAACATTTGTGGCCAATCGCGTGGCAGAAATACAGAAAAGGACCGACATTGCCGCGTGGAATCACGTACGCTCGAACGACAATCCGGCGGACTTAGTTTCACGAGGACAGACCCCCTCGGAGTTCGCTCGTGCCTCGATCTGGTACCATGGCCCACAATGGCTCAGCCACGACCGTTCGAGGTGGCCTGAGTCAAGGTTCGCGCCCTCCACGGAGGTACCGGAATCGCGGCCGGTGATGTGTCTCGCCACGTCCGTCGTTCGAGACGACGGAATTCTGCGACGGTTTTCATGCATAAAGAGACTTCAGCGTATCGTGGCCTACTGTTTACGGTTCAAAAAGGACTATCGCGCGAACGGACCACCGTCGGTTGAGGAGATTCGCCGCGCTAACGAACGCGTTGTTTTACTCGCGCAGGCTTCCGCGTTCGCGACTGACTTGCACCGCCTCGACACTGAGCGCGAACTCAGTCCCAAAAGTAAGTTGCTCCCGTTGCACCCGTTCCGCGACAAAAAGGGAATACTTCGCGTCGGAGGCCGACTACAAAACTCCGACCTACCGTTCGACCAAAAACATCCGATATTACTGCCCAAGGGACACTACATAACCGAACTGATCATTCGACAAACACATATCGACAACCACCACGCAGGACTGAACACGACGTTACACAACATACGACAACGGTACTGGCCCATCGACGGCAAAAATTCGGTGCGTAAAATCATACGACAATGTATCCGTTGCTTCCGCGTCAGCCCACCGAGCACCGAATATGTAATGGGTCGTCTACCCATTACCCGCGTCACCCAATCTCGACCCTTCCAGAATTGCGGCATCGACTATTGTGGACCATTTTCCGTTAAGGAGAAGAAATATCGAAACCGGGCTCGCGTTAAGGTTTACGTTGCCGTCTTTGTCTGCTTCGCTACGAAGGCCGTCCATCTCGAGGTTGTCAGCGACATGACGACGGAAGCGTTTATCGCCGCGTTGAAACGCTTCATTTCGCGAAGGGGCATATGTCGTAACATCTACTCGGATAATGGCACCAATTTTGTGGGTGCCAATAACGAACTCACCCGGCTCTACCAAGATTTGCAAGGGGATGATGTGTTACGGCATTTCCTTACCGATAAGGAGATGTCATGGCACTTCATTCCCTCAATTTCCCCCAATTTCGGTGGTCTCTGGGAAGCTGCGGTAAAATCTTTTAAACACCATCTCCGACGGGTAATGGGTGACAATTTATACACGTTCGAACATTTCAATACCATAGTAATCGAAATAGAAGCGATCCTAAATTCCCGTCCGCTGACACCACTTTCGTCAGATCCTAATGATCCTTCTGCTCTCACTCCCGCCCATTTTTTAATCGGCAATTCGTTGACGGGCATGCCCGAGACGAGTTTTCACGATGTGCCGAGCAATCGCCTGTCATCCTGGCAACATGCCCAGAAGGTGAAACAGGACTTTTGGACTAGGTGGCACAAGGAATATATCCACCACCTCAACGTGCGACAAAAATGGACCCGAGGATCGCACGAAATCAAAACGGGATCTCTCGTGGTCCTCAAGAACGACCATCTTCCGCCGCTGCAGTGGGACCTCGGACGCATCGAAGCCGTACACCCCGGCTCAGATGGCGTCATCAGGGCGGTGACAGTTCGTACGGCAAACGGCACGTTCAAGCGGAATGTCAAGCAACTCGCGCTTCTTCCGACGGAAGACAACGCTTGA